The sequence AATCAAAAAGGCAAATTGTGCATTATCACAATATTATATTGTAGGTTTTGGCAAACGCTTTCGTTTTTTCCTAGCTTTAGCCGATTTTAGCAGTTCTTGGCAGTCTTCTAGTGTAAGTTTTTTTGGGTCTTTATCCTTAGGGATTTTGGCATTTTTCTTGCCATCGGTTACATATGGGCCGAATCGGCCATTAGCAACCTTGATCCCCTCCTCTGTGAAGACCGTAATATATTTATCGGCATCTTGCTTCTTTTTTTCCTTAATCAACTCTAGGGCCCTCTCCAGCTTAATACTGAAGGGATCATCTGGTTTAATCGATACATATTGGCTGCCAAACTTAACGTAAGGGCCGTACGGCCCGAAATTGGCAAATATTTCTTCGCCTTCTGCGGTTTTACCAATGATCCGCGGCAGGCGCAGAAGCTCCAGGGCTTCCGCTAGCTTCACGTCTTCCATCTTTTGATCAGCTGGGAGTGGCGCAAAGTGCGGCTTGGCGTCATCTTCGGTTGAGCCGAGTTGCACCATCGGCCCGTAGCGGCCCATGCGCACATAAACCGGCTTACCACTTACTGGATCGGCACCAATCTCACGCGTTCCGGCTGCCTCGCTGCGACTGACGTTTTCGGCCTCCTTAACTGTTTTATGGAAGGGCGCATAAAACTCGGCAATCATCTTATTCCAGGGCTTTTTGCCGTCTGCGATATCATCGAGCTCATCCTCGGCGCGTGCTGTAAAGTCGTAATCAACCACTTTAGAGAAATGCTTAACGAGAAAGTCGGTCACTAGCGCGCCGATGGCGGTCGGGATCAGCTTGTTACGGTCGGCGCCAAAGGCTTGTTGCTCCACCCTTACCTCTACCTTACCGCTTGCTAGCTCTAGTGTCGTAATCTCCCTCTCTTCGCCTTGCAGATCACCCTTAACCACATATTCCCTGTCCTGAATGGTAGAGATGGTTGGAGCGTAAGTAGACGGCCGGCCAATGCCAATCTCCTCTAGCTTCTTCACTAAACTGGCTTCATTATAGCGGGGCTTAGGCCGCTGGTAGGTCTGGGTGGCGCGCATGATGGCGAGTGAGAGTTTTTGCCCCACCTCGAGCGGCGGCATAATACCGGCTGTCTCTTCATCTTCTTCGTCGCGGCTTTCGGTATAGACCTTTAAAAAGCCGTCGAACTTAATCTCTTCCCCGGTGGCTACTAGCGTCTG is a genomic window of Candidatus Dormiibacterota bacterium containing:
- the topA gene encoding type I DNA topoisomerase, translating into MSTRNLVIVESPAKAKTIEKYLGKEFDVVASYGHVRDLPKKGMSIDIEHNFEPTYEISPDKKKVVSELKKLAKGAKTVWLASDEDREGEAIAWHLCEALGLKPDATKRIVFHEITEPAIKRAVANPRTVDKRLVDAQQARRVLDRLVGYELSPILWRKVKPGLSAGRVQSVAVRLIVEREREIEAHEGEASFKVTAEFELANGNMLKAELSERFETEEEARKFLESVASSEFSVHDLTKKPAKRNPAPPFTTSTLQQEAHRKLGFSVKQTMVLAQRLYEHGHITYMRTDSVHLSDTALTSLAAYITKQYGREYTKTRQFSTKTAGAQEAHEAIRPTQAGAEAAGEDANQKRLYELIRKRAVASQMTEAALEKTTLTISISGVEQTLVATGEEIKFDGFLKVYTESRDEEDEETAGIMPPLEVGQKLSLAIMRATQTYQRPKPRYNEASLVKKLEEIGIGRPSTYAPTISTIQDREYVVKGDLQGEEREITTLELASGKVEVRVEQQAFGADRNKLIPTAIGALVTDFLVKHFSKVVDYDFTARAEDELDDIADGKKPWNKMIAEFYAPFHKTVKEAENVSRSEAAGTREIGADPVSGKPVYVRMGRYGPMVQLGSTEDDAKPHFAPLPADQKMEDVKLAEALELLRLPRIIGKTAEGEEIFANFGPYGPYVKFGSQYVSIKPDDPFSIKLERALELIKEKKKQDADKYITVFTEEGIKVANGRFGPYVTDGKKNAKIPKDKDPKKLTLEDCQELLKSAKARKKRKRLPKPTI